In Arthrobacter sp. QXT-31, one genomic interval encodes:
- the hpaE gene encoding 5-carboxymethyl-2-hydroxymuconate semialdehyde dehydrogenase, with protein sequence MTTPVETAAKHYVPENLPTHIQHYINGQFVDSVGGKTFDVLDPVSNQNYATAAAGQKEDIDLAVAAAREAFVSGPWPKMKPRERARVLNRIADAVEAQESRLAELETFDTGLPITQAKGQALRAAENFRFFADLIVAQFDDAMKVPGSQINYVNRKPIGVAGLITPWNTPFMLESWKLAPALATGNTVVLKPAEFTPLSASLWATIFKEAGLPDGVFNLVNGLGEEAGDALVKHPNVPLISFTGETTTGQTIFRNAAANLKGLSMELGGKSPCVVFADADLDAAIDSALFGVFSLNGERCTAGSRILVERAIYDEFCEKYAARARNIVVGDPHDPKTQVGALVHPEHFEKVAAYVEIGKSEGRLLAGGGRPEGLPEGNYIAPTVFADVAPDARIFQEEIFGPVVAITPFENDDEALALANNTKYGLAAYIWTQNLTRAHNFSQNVEAGMVWLNSHNVRDLRTPFGGVKASGLGHEGGYRSIDFYTDQQAVHITLGSVHTPKFGA encoded by the coding sequence ATGACGACTCCTGTAGAAACAGCAGCCAAGCATTACGTTCCCGAGAACCTCCCCACCCACATCCAGCACTACATCAACGGCCAGTTCGTTGACTCCGTCGGCGGGAAGACCTTCGACGTCCTGGACCCGGTATCCAACCAGAACTACGCCACCGCCGCGGCCGGCCAGAAGGAGGACATCGACCTCGCCGTCGCCGCCGCCCGCGAAGCATTCGTCAGCGGCCCGTGGCCGAAGATGAAGCCCCGCGAGCGTGCCCGCGTCCTGAACCGGATCGCCGACGCCGTCGAGGCCCAGGAATCCCGCCTCGCCGAACTCGAAACCTTCGACACCGGCCTGCCGATCACCCAGGCCAAGGGCCAGGCGCTGCGCGCGGCGGAGAACTTCCGCTTCTTCGCGGACCTGATCGTGGCCCAGTTCGACGACGCCATGAAGGTCCCCGGCTCGCAGATCAACTACGTGAACCGCAAGCCGATCGGCGTCGCCGGCCTCATCACCCCGTGGAACACCCCGTTCATGCTCGAGTCCTGGAAGCTCGCCCCGGCCCTGGCCACCGGCAACACCGTGGTCCTCAAGCCCGCCGAATTCACCCCGCTGTCCGCCTCGCTCTGGGCCACCATCTTCAAGGAAGCCGGCCTGCCGGACGGCGTCTTCAACCTGGTCAACGGACTCGGCGAGGAAGCCGGCGACGCCTTGGTCAAGCACCCGAACGTCCCGCTGATCTCCTTCACCGGCGAGACCACCACCGGCCAGACGATCTTCCGCAACGCCGCCGCCAACCTCAAGGGCCTCTCCATGGAGCTCGGCGGCAAGTCCCCCTGCGTCGTCTTCGCCGACGCCGACCTGGACGCCGCGATCGACTCCGCCCTGTTCGGCGTCTTCTCCCTCAACGGCGAGCGCTGCACCGCCGGCTCCCGCATCCTCGTCGAACGCGCCATCTACGACGAGTTCTGCGAAAAGTACGCCGCCCGCGCCAGGAACATCGTGGTCGGCGATCCCCACGACCCCAAAACGCAGGTGGGTGCCCTGGTCCACCCGGAGCACTTCGAGAAGGTGGCCGCCTACGTGGAGATCGGCAAGTCCGAAGGCCGGCTGCTCGCCGGCGGCGGACGGCCGGAAGGCCTCCCGGAAGGCAACTACATTGCACCCACCGTGTTCGCCGACGTCGCTCCCGACGCCCGGATCTTCCAGGAGGAGATCTTCGGTCCCGTCGTCGCCATCACGCCTTTTGAGAACGACGACGAGGCGCTGGCTCTGGCGAACAACACCAAGTACGGGCTGGCGGCCTACATCTGGACCCAGAACCTCACCCGGGCCCACAACTTCTCCCAGAACGTGGAAGCCGGCATGGTGTGGCTGAACAGCCACAACGTCCGCGACCTCCGCACCCCGTTCGGCGGCGTCAAGGCCTCGGGTCTGGGCCACGAGGGCGGCTACCGCTCCATCGACTTCTACACCGACCAGCAGGCCGTCCACATCACCCTCGGCAGCGTCCACACCCCGAAATTCGGGGCATAG
- the hpaD gene encoding 3,4-dihydroxyphenylacetate 2,3-dioxygenase — translation MTNFVPTPTVPAPDIVRCAYMEIVVTDLAKSREFYVDVLGLHVTEEDENTIYLRSLEEFIHHNLVLRQGPVAAVAAFAYRVKSPAEVDAAEAYYKELGCRTERRKEGFTKGIGDSVRVEDPLGFPYEFFYETEHVERLTQRYDLYSAGELVRLDHFNQVTPDVPRGRKYLEDLGFRVSEDIKDSDGVTYAAWMHRKQTVHDTALTGGNGPRMHHVAFATHEKHNIIQICDKMGALRISDRIERGPGRHGVSNAFYLYILDPDGHRIEIYTQDYYTGDPDNPTITWDVHDNQRRDWWGNPVVPSWYTEASLVLDLDGNPQPVVVREEKSEMAVTVGADGFSYTRKPEDAAAGKDAVGFKLGAQV, via the coding sequence ATGACCAACTTCGTTCCCACCCCCACCGTCCCGGCACCGGATATCGTCCGCTGCGCCTACATGGAGATCGTGGTCACGGACCTCGCCAAGTCGCGCGAGTTCTACGTGGACGTCCTCGGCCTGCACGTCACCGAAGAGGACGAGAACACCATCTACCTGCGCTCCTTGGAGGAGTTCATCCACCACAACCTGGTGCTCCGCCAGGGACCCGTCGCCGCCGTCGCCGCCTTCGCCTACCGGGTGAAGTCCCCCGCCGAGGTGGACGCCGCCGAGGCCTACTACAAGGAACTGGGCTGCCGCACCGAACGCCGCAAGGAAGGCTTCACCAAGGGCATCGGCGACTCCGTCCGCGTCGAGGACCCGCTGGGCTTCCCCTACGAGTTCTTCTACGAAACCGAGCACGTCGAGCGCCTCACCCAGCGCTACGACCTCTACTCCGCCGGTGAACTGGTCCGCCTGGACCACTTTAACCAGGTCACCCCGGACGTCCCCCGCGGCCGCAAGTACCTCGAGGACCTCGGCTTCCGCGTCTCCGAGGACATCAAGGACTCCGACGGCGTCACCTACGCCGCCTGGATGCACCGCAAGCAGACCGTCCACGACACCGCTCTCACCGGCGGCAACGGACCCCGCATGCACCACGTCGCCTTCGCCACCCACGAGAAGCACAACATCATCCAGATCTGCGACAAGATGGGCGCCCTGCGCATCAGCGACCGGATCGAACGCGGCCCCGGCCGGCACGGCGTCTCCAACGCCTTCTACCTCTACATCCTGGACCCGGACGGCCACCGCATCGAGATCTACACCCAGGACTACTACACCGGCGACCCGGACAACCCCACCATCACCTGGGACGTCCACGACAACCAGCGCCGCGACTGGTGGGGCAACCCGGTCGTCCCGTCCTGGTACACCGAGGCATCCCTGGTCCTGGACCTGGACGGCAACCCGCAGCCTGTGGTTGTCCGTGAGGAGAAGTCCGAGATGGCCGTGACCGTGGGCGCCGACGGCTTCTCCTACACGCGTAAGCCTGAGGACGCGGCAGCAGGCAAGGACGCAGTGGGCTTCAAGCTCGGAGCCCAGGTCTAG
- the hpaH gene encoding 2-oxo-hept-4-ene-1,7-dioate hydratase — translation MLDAKTIEAIADELLEANRTRTPVPRLTARYPDMTVEDSYAVQRLWRQRNEEAGRTLVGRKIGLTSKAMQDATGITEPDYGAIFDDMVLETGCSVQWDRYTHPRVEVELAFVLKDGLKGPGCTIFDVLNATDYVVPALEILDSRIQMEGRTIVDTISDNAAMGAMVVGGRPVKPDAVDLRWVSAILYKNQTVEETGVAAGVLDHPANGVHWLANKIAAHGDSMKAGDIILAGSFTRPLWVYKGDTVHADYGPLGSVTCRFE, via the coding sequence ATGCTGGACGCGAAGACGATCGAAGCCATCGCCGACGAACTGCTGGAGGCCAACCGGACCCGCACCCCGGTCCCCCGGCTGACTGCCCGCTACCCGGATATGACGGTGGAGGACTCCTACGCGGTGCAGAGGCTGTGGCGGCAGCGGAACGAGGAGGCCGGCCGGACCCTGGTGGGGCGCAAGATCGGCCTCACGTCCAAGGCCATGCAGGATGCCACCGGCATCACCGAACCGGACTACGGTGCCATCTTCGATGACATGGTCCTCGAAACCGGCTGCTCAGTGCAGTGGGACCGATATACGCATCCCCGGGTGGAGGTGGAGCTCGCCTTTGTGCTGAAGGACGGGCTCAAGGGCCCGGGCTGCACCATCTTCGACGTCCTCAACGCCACCGACTACGTGGTTCCGGCCCTCGAAATCCTCGATTCGAGGATCCAGATGGAGGGCCGGACCATCGTGGACACCATCTCCGACAACGCTGCCATGGGCGCCATGGTGGTCGGCGGCCGCCCGGTAAAGCCCGACGCCGTCGACCTCCGCTGGGTCTCGGCCATCCTCTACAAGAACCAGACCGTGGAGGAAACCGGCGTCGCCGCCGGCGTGCTGGACCACCCGGCCAACGGCGTGCACTGGCTGGCCAACAAGATCGCCGCGCACGGGGACAGCATGAAGGCCGGCGACATCATCCTCGCCGGGTCCTTCACCCGCCCGCTGTGGGTCTACAAGGGCGACACCGTCCACGCCGACTATGGACCCCTGGGGAGCGTCACATGCCGCTTCGAGTAG